A genomic region of Solanum dulcamara chromosome 2, daSolDulc1.2, whole genome shotgun sequence contains the following coding sequences:
- the LOC129880929 gene encoding uncharacterized protein LOC129880929, whose amino-acid sequence MAARQIQRRILSLLCTKKLQGLPWSSVSPARSSFGTNGICSRRSFQTVAEITKQAVEVGESIKNRNPDANTDSAAAVVSSIKKETTYKYTLQSNLKISPRHDLMMIFTCTVCETRTMKTVCRESYEKGVVVAKCDGCKNIHLIADRLGWFGEPGSVEDFLAARGEEVKKGCVDTLGFTLEDLAGKKTLETIRGEVESKSGD is encoded by the coding sequence GATTACCATGGAGTTCTGTTTCTCCTGCAAGGTCATCTTTTGGCACGAACGGAATATGTTCAAGACGGTCTTTTCAAACAGTTGCAGAAATCACCAAGCAGGCTGTTGAAGTAGGGGAAAGTATTAAAAATCGCAATCCAGATGCTAATACCGATTCTGCTGCTGCAGTTGTCTCTAGTATCAAGAAAGAAACCACATACAAGTACACTTTGCAATCTAATCTAAAAATCTCCCCAAGACATGATCTGATGATGATCTTCACTTGCACAGTATGTGAAACCAGAACCATGAAAACAGTTTGTCGTGAGTCATACGAGAAAGGTGTAGTGGTGGCTAAATGTGATGGCTGTAAAAACATACACCTTATTGCTGATCGTCTCGGGTGGTTTGGTGAGCCTGGTAGCGTGGAAGACTTCCTGGCTGCTCGCGGAGAGGAAGTGAAAAAGGGTTGTGTTGATACTTTAGGTTTTACACTCGAAGATCTGGCAGGAAAGAAAACACTGGAAACTATTAGGGGAGAAGTAGAATCCAAATCTGGAGATTGA